The genomic region TTCCACGCCGAGGAGCTTTCGGACCGCCAGTCCGATATCTGGGCGGCGGGCGTCATCCTTTACGAGATGCTCGCAGGGCGTCGGCCCTTCCGGGTCGCGCGCCCGAAAGATCCCTTCGCCTGGAAGCGCGCCGTGGATGAAGATCCGTACGCGCCGATTCCACAGGAGCGTCCCGAAGTCCCCGAGGCGCTGGACCGGATCGCCGCCAAAGCCCTGGCCCGCGACAAGGGCGAGCGCTACGCCGACGCCGCCGAGATGGCCCGCGATCTGCGCGCGCTCGGCCTCGCCGCCACGCGCTCGGCGCTGGCTGAGGATCTGTCCGCCACGTCCTTCGCCGACGCGCCTCACGACGGGGAAGAGCCCACCATCGCCGCGATCGATTTCCGCGCGGGCCGCCTGGAGCAGGCATGGGAAGAGAACGAGGAAGCGCCGACCGTCGCCGCCGGCGCGCTTCCCGGATTCCCCTTTCTCCCGGATATCGACGCCTTCCTGGCGCTGGCGCCCGAGCAGTGGGACGCCGCCCGCGCCGCCCTGCGTAGCGGGGATCTCGCCCGCTGGCTGCGCTCCGTCGGCGAGGACCCGCTTGCCGCGACCGCCGATGAGATTTCCCGCGACCTTGCCCGCGATCCCGATGACGCCCTGCGCGACTTCCTCTACCGCTCCGGCCTGGACACCTCCACGGAGGCGCGAAACGGCTTTGAAGAAGGAAGCCGCCGGATCAAAGAAGGGCAGTTCGCCGAGGCCGCCGGCCTGCTGCGCCGCTCCACGCGTCTGGACCCCAGCCGCCCCGCCGCCTATGAGCGGCTTGCGCACGCCCTGCGCACGCAGGGCGACGCGTCCGGCGCGCTGCAAGTTTTGGAAGAAGCCGTGACGCGTCACCCCGGCGACCGGACGCTTTCGCGGGAGCTGACGAGCCAGGCGGGGGCGCGGCTGACGCTGAGCACGCAAACGGTGAGCTTCGGCGTGATGCGCAAGGGCGAAAAGCGGACGCAGCGCGTCTCGCTGCGCAACGCCGGAACCGGCGTCGTCCAGGGCCGTGTCGGCGCCGCGCCAGGCTGGGTGGAGATCGAGCCGCGCACCTTCACCACGCGCCAGCGCCAGCAGCTTTTGTTTACCGCGCAAACCGACAACGTGTGGCAGACGCCCGCCGAATACCGCGAGACGGTCGTTCTTGAAACCAGCGCCGGTCGCCACGAGATCGTCGTTCAGGCGACGGTGCTGCCTGCCCGCCTCGGCTTCGCCCAGATCTTCTACTGGTACATCCCCGTTCTGATCTGCGCCCTGTTGCCGCTGCTCGCCGGCCTTGCCGCCCCGCACACCTTCGCGCCCGGCGTCCGCCACCTGTGGGAGCCCGGCGCGGTCGCCAGCGGCCTGCTCTGCGGCTCTTTGTTCGTGCTCGCGACCGCCGCCGACACCGTTGGGAAGTATCGCTTGATCCCATTATTACTGCTCTCGCTGAGCATTCTCGGCGCCACGGCGATCGGCCGGGGTTTGGGCAGCTACGAAGACCACGCCGCGCGCGAAATGCTCGTCCGCGCCACGCCGCCGATTTTGATCGTCTTGGTCATGCAGGCCGCCATCCAGGCCCGCGACCCGCGCGGCTGGGGCCGCTGGCCGATCTGGGCGTTCATCATCTGCGCCCTGGGCGCGGCGGTGGCTTATGTGATTGGGCATGGGTAGGAGCCCCATCCCCCCGCCGAAGCAAGCTTCGGCCTCCCCCCTTCCCGGCTTCGGCCCTTCGGGCGGGAAAGGGGGTGCTGACAACTTTGGACGACATAGATCTGAGTGTGGGCTACGAAGAAATACAGTTCTTCTCAACACTACGCCAAGATCTATGTCGGTTGTAATTACGAACGCCCCCTTTCCCGCCCGAAGGGCCGAAGCCGGGAAAGGGGGAAATCGAAGCTTGCTTCGATGGGAGGATGGGGATCCAATAGAACATGCCAAAACCCAACATCATCCTTGCGCTCGATATGGGCACCTCCTCGGTGCGCGCCATGCTGTTCGACCGGCGCGGGCGCGAATTGCCCGGGCATGAGCAGCAGATGCCGTATGTCCAGCAAACCACGTCGGATGGCGGCGTGGAGACGGACGCGGAGTCTCTGATCGAGCGCACGGTGGAGTGCATTCGGCGGCTGATGCGCGGCGCGGACAAAGAGACGAAGGCCAAAATCGCCGGCGT from Capsulimonas corticalis harbors:
- a CDS encoding serine/threonine-protein kinase produces the protein MSLGMLGKYERLDVLGHGASGIVYLAKDTLLGKLVAIKHIAAQGEDRDRFLEEARVLDRLRHPNIVQVNSVDLIDGKVVLDMEYVSGSNLQDVLRRTPQLPVADAVGIAAQICDGLAFAHANRTVHRDVKPANIIISHDGEVKLVDFGLAEVLGTNSFAGGAGTYAYMAPEDFHAEELSDRQSDIWAAGVILYEMLAGRRPFRVARPKDPFAWKRAVDEDPYAPIPQERPEVPEALDRIAAKALARDKGERYADAAEMARDLRALGLAATRSALAEDLSATSFADAPHDGEEPTIAAIDFRAGRLEQAWEENEEAPTVAAGALPGFPFLPDIDAFLALAPEQWDAARAALRSGDLARWLRSVGEDPLAATADEISRDLARDPDDALRDFLYRSGLDTSTEARNGFEEGSRRIKEGQFAEAAGLLRRSTRLDPSRPAAYERLAHALRTQGDASGALQVLEEAVTRHPGDRTLSRELTSQAGARLTLSTQTVSFGVMRKGEKRTQRVSLRNAGTGVVQGRVGAAPGWVEIEPRTFTTRQRQQLLFTAQTDNVWQTPAEYRETVVLETSAGRHEIVVQATVLPARLGFAQIFYWYIPVLICALLPLLAGLAAPHTFAPGVRHLWEPGAVASGLLCGSLFVLATAADTVGKYRLIPLLLLSLSILGATAIGRGLGSYEDHAAREMLVRATPPILIVLVMQAAIQARDPRGWGRWPIWAFIICALGAAVAYVIGHG